GAAGTGCAGTACGGCATCCGCAGCGTGTTCGACAAATCCGGGCTGCTGGGCGATCTCAACGCCGAACAGCGCCGCGGCATCGAAGCGCAGAACCTGGGTGTGATCATGACCAGCTTGAACGAGCTGCGCCAGGATCCCTCTATCCTGGTGGTGAACGAGAGTCTGGAAGGCGAGGAGGTCGATGCGGGCACCAACGATTTCTTCGCCTACATGTACCCCGCCTACACGGTGATGTTCATTTTCTTCGTCATCGGCACGTGCGCGACATCGGTTCTCAGGGAGCGGGAGGCCGGGACGCTGCGGCGCCTGGTGGCTTCGCCGATCCCGCGCGGGGCGGTCATCGGCGGCAAGATGCTGGCCTTCATGGTGATCCCCTGCCTGCAGACCATCGTGCTGCTCGGCGTGGCGCACGTGTTCTTCGACACGCCGCTGGGGCAGCATCCGCTGGCGCTGATCGTGCTGACCGTGATCGTGGCCGCGGTGGCGACGTCGATGGGATTGCTGATGGCAACGATCGCCAAATCGGTGAGCCAGGCGGACAGCTTGGGCACGATGGCTTCGTTCGTGCTGGCGGCGATCGGCGGGGCGATCCCCGTGGCGCCGCTGCTGCTCACCCGGGCGGAGGGTTTCATCTCGATCCTGACGCGTTTCACGCCGCATGCGCACGCCATCGAAGCGTATTATTCCATCATGGCGGAAAACGCCGGGCTGGTGGACGTCCTGCCCGAGATCGGGTTTCTGGTAGGGATGGGCGTGATTTACTTCGTCATCGCGGTGCGGCGCTTCAAGTTTGAGTGAGGGGTGTTTGTGGTGGGATGTGGGGGCAACCCCACATCCCTACTTCCGTGGGTTGGTTTGATGGGGACTAAAACCCAACACCTGTAAGTTGGGTGCGGATATCCATCCGCAACCCATATTAGGCAGATGTGTATCTGCCATTCTATTATTTTCACTGCATTAAGAAATTGATATGCCGAGTCACTCATTGACCTCGATTCCAATACCGGTATAGTCTTTTGTGGATAAACATCCGCGAATTATCGGCGCCGGATGCATATCCGCCGCCAGCATCTTGAATATTGGGCAGATGTGAATCTGCCAATCTTCCGTCACAAAACTGCTTCTATAATCCGTGGGTGGGATTGAAGGGGTCCAAACCCAACCCGCGCGCTTATTTCGACTCCGTTTCGGCATCGACCAGCCCGTGGCGCAGGGCGAGCACGGCGGCCTGCGTACGGTCGGAGACGCCCAGCTTGCGAAAAATCGCGCTGGTGTAATTGCGTACCGTGCCCTCGGCCAGGAAGAGCCGCTCGGCGATGTCGGCGTTGGAGAAGCCGGCGACGATCAACTGCAGCACCTGGCGTTCCCGATCGCTGAGCGAAAAGTGCGTCGGGCTCCCGCTCGCCGGACCGCTTTTCGAGACTTCGGACAACAGTTTACCCGTCACGCCGGGATCGACGAAGGCCTTCCCGCTCACGGTGCCTTTAATCGCCGCGATGAGCTCCCCGGGTGGGGTGTCTTTGAGCAGGTAGCCACCCGCGCCGCTGCGAACGGCGTCGAAAAGCCATTCGTCGTCGTCGTAGGTGGTAAGCACCAGTACGTGCACTTCGGGATGGCTCATGTGGATCTTGCGCGTGGCGACGATGCCGTTCATGTGCGGCATTTTCAGATCCATGAGGATCAAGTCCGGCTGCGCCTCTTCCACCAGCCGGCAGGCTTCCTCACCGTCGTGCGCCACGCCGACGACTTCGATCTCGGGGTCGGAATCCAGGATCCGCTGCAGGCCTTCGCAGACGATGACCTGATCGTCACAGATCGCCACGCGCACCATCGGGCACCTCGATCGAAAATAGGACCGTCGTTCCACCACCGGGCCGGCTCTGCACCTGGATGGTTCCCGCAGCCAGCGCGGCGCGTTCCGACATGCCGCGCATGCCCAGCCGCTCGCCGACGGTCGGGTCGTCGAGGTCGAATCCCTCGCCGTCGTCGGCGATCGACAGGCACAGGCGCGAGTCTTCCTGCGTCAGACGCAGCCAGACCGAACGGGCGTTGGCGTGCCGCACCACGTTCTCCAGCGCTTCCTGGGCGATGCGGTACAGGCTCTGCTCCGTCTGCGCGGGCAGGTCCGGAAGACGATCGGGTAGATCGA
This genomic stretch from Anaerolineales bacterium harbors:
- a CDS encoding ABC transporter permease, whose product is EVQYGIRSVFDKSGLLGDLNAEQRRGIEAQNLGVIMTSLNELRQDPSILVVNESLEGEEVDAGTNDFFAYMYPAYTVMFIFFVIGTCATSVLREREAGTLRRLVASPIPRGAVIGGKMLAFMVIPCLQTIVLLGVAHVFFDTPLGQHPLALIVLTVIVAAVATSMGLLMATIAKSVSQADSLGTMASFVLAAIGGAIPVAPLLLTRAEGFISILTRFTPHAHAIEAYYSIMAENAGLVDVLPEIGFLVGMGVIYFVIAVRRFKFE
- a CDS encoding response regulator transcription factor, coding for MVRVAICDDQVIVCEGLQRILDSDPEIEVVGVAHDGEEACRLVEEAQPDLILMDLKMPHMNGIVATRKIHMSHPEVHVLVLTTYDDDEWLFDAVRSGAGGYLLKDTPPGELIAAIKGTVSGKAFVDPGVTGKLLSEVSKSGPASGSPTHFSLSDRERQVLQLIVAGFSNADIAERLFLAEGTVRNYTSAIFRKLGVSDRTQAAVLALRHGLVDAETESK